One stretch of Arachis hypogaea cultivar Tifrunner chromosome 20, arahy.Tifrunner.gnm2.J5K5, whole genome shotgun sequence DNA includes these proteins:
- the LOC112782632 gene encoding uncharacterized protein isoform X1 produces the protein MAVLNRRFHTYIKEKTTTLASSLNETLRRSQSRFSLSFVSSDNAVLPSRLLLSPPVTISLAPRSGLVLKHSIDVGAGVIDTDRVLCSTSLRSQILDLGSSFLASAIDTACKAGEVYLFISLMSLKTIYWKIHLRGIPFFYSPNSTLHLYGGAAFERVIYEFRCAAYSIECPPVSREKVANILLAHAGRGGARGITEAAAKIARFAARSWLAPLFDTVCDRLGFVLGNLFDLALERNRSNDSEYGSKTANMDDCVGFHAALRCAYSRFIKDLSKQCKQLIRHHLDSVTSPFLQLDVLLVFLDV, from the exons AtggcggttttgaaccgccgttttcacACTTATATAAAAGAAAAGACTACAACCCTAGCTAGCTCATTAAACGAAACATTACGGCGCTCTCAATCTcgcttctctctctccttcgTCTCCTCCGACAACGCCGTTCTTCCCTCTCGGCTTCTCCTCTCTCCGCCGGTTACGATTTCGCTAG CTCCGCGATCGGGTCTTGTGTTGAAGCATTCGATTGACGTTGGTGCGGGGGTGATTGACACCGATCGGGTCTTATGTTCAACCAGTCTCAGATCTCAGATCTTGGATCTTGGATCTTCCTTCCTTGCATCTGCCATCGACACTGCTTGCAAAGCCGGCGAG GTTTATTTGTTTATCAGCTTAATGAGTTTGAAAACAATTTATTGGAAGATTCATCTAAGAG GAATTCCATTTTTTTATTCCCCAAATTCTACTTTGCACCTTTATGGAGGAGCTGCTTTTGAAAGAGTCATATATGAATTTCGATGTGCTGCCTATTCCATTGAATGCCCTCCAGTGTCAAGGGAGAAG GTTGCGAATATATTACTTGCCCATGCTGGCCGAGGCGGTGCAAGAGGAATAACAGAAGCTGCAGCAAAAATTGCTCGTTTTGCTGCTAGATCATGGCTTGCTCCTCTTTTTGATACTGTTTGTGACAGACTTGGTTTTGTTTTAGGAAACTTATTTGATTTGGCTCTAGAAAGAAACCGCAGTAATGACTCAGAGT ATGGGAGTAAAACAGCTAACATGGACGACTGTGTTGGTTTTCATGCTGCATTAAGGTGTGCATACAGCCGCTTCATAAAGGATCTTTCAAAACAATGCAAACAACTAATTAGGCACCACCTTGATTCAGTTACCAGTCCATTTCTCCAACTAGATGTTCTATTAGTATTTTTAGATGTATAG
- the LOC112782632 gene encoding dynamin-related protein 5A isoform X2 — protein MFNQSQISDLGSWIFLPCICHRHCLQSRRALRKHKLLMFIATSIVLKDLQPSSLMNKLIIFQVYLFISLMSLKTIYWKIHLRGIPFFYSPNSTLHLYGGAAFERVIYEFRCAAYSIECPPVSREKVANILLAHAGRGGARGITEAAAKIARFAARSWLAPLFDTVCDRLGFVLGNLFDLALERNRSNDSEYGSKTANMDDCVGFHAALRCAYSRFIKDLSKQCKQLIRHHLDSVTSPFLQLDVLLVFLDV, from the exons ATGTTCAACCAGTCTCAGATCTCAGATCTTGGATCTTGGATCTTCCTTCCTTGCATCTGCCATCGACACTGCTTGCAAAGCCGGCGAG CATTGAGGAAGCACAAGCTTCTCATGTTTATAGCTACAAGCATTGTTTTAAAGGATTTGCAGCCAAGCTCACTGATGAACAAGCTTATCATATTTCAA GTTTATTTGTTTATCAGCTTAATGAGTTTGAAAACAATTTATTGGAAGATTCATCTAAGAG GAATTCCATTTTTTTATTCCCCAAATTCTACTTTGCACCTTTATGGAGGAGCTGCTTTTGAAAGAGTCATATATGAATTTCGATGTGCTGCCTATTCCATTGAATGCCCTCCAGTGTCAAGGGAGAAG GTTGCGAATATATTACTTGCCCATGCTGGCCGAGGCGGTGCAAGAGGAATAACAGAAGCTGCAGCAAAAATTGCTCGTTTTGCTGCTAGATCATGGCTTGCTCCTCTTTTTGATACTGTTTGTGACAGACTTGGTTTTGTTTTAGGAAACTTATTTGATTTGGCTCTAGAAAGAAACCGCAGTAATGACTCAGAGT ATGGGAGTAAAACAGCTAACATGGACGACTGTGTTGGTTTTCATGCTGCATTAAGGTGTGCATACAGCCGCTTCATAAAGGATCTTTCAAAACAATGCAAACAACTAATTAGGCACCACCTTGATTCAGTTACCAGTCCATTTCTCCAACTAGATGTTCTATTAGTATTTTTAGATGTATAG